A genome region from Triticum aestivum cultivar Chinese Spring chromosome 2B, IWGSC CS RefSeq v2.1, whole genome shotgun sequence includes the following:
- the LOC123044718 gene encoding pre-mRNA-splicing factor ATP-dependent RNA helicase DEAH7, with product MSSDGRLDLDATTSTLGPEDDTAQGLILPTKDKVMYRPPPGKSALGLDLLAHKKREKEGNNSFKRPPEKVVTVASSMDEDERPGSTENDASSLSGGDRGSVARRYRGTNSSEKTSSKESTVTDENERGLTPRHRDESHRQQTPASRYEPNDDRGSRDKRGERETSASIGYSSSGKRGYRDDRESNSRRNERSRSTSIDYTNKRSRDDYSLRSSRTPARSDWDSGRWEWEDTPRREYRDDRPGSQRHYPTRSPMLAAASPDARLVSPWLGGNTPRSAASPWDHVSPSPAPVRASGSSKGSSYSSSSGRSHQLTFSNDAEADRSPSAADRNYEITEEMMQEMDYNADRAWYDCEEHNTVFDGDNYAADDSSYKKKEAQLPKKLTRKDGSLMTLSQSKKLSQMTADNAQWEDRQLLRSGAVRGTEVQTEFDDEDERKVILLVHDTKPPFLDGRVVYTKQAEPVMPLKDPTSDMAIIARKGSVLVREIREKQSQNKSRQRFWELAGSNLGNILGVEKTSEQVDADTAVVGDQGEIDFKEEAKFSQHLKEKAEAVSDFARSKSLSQQRQYLPIYTVRDDLLQVVRENQVVVVVGETGSGKTTQLTQYLHEDGYTTTGVVGCTQPRRVAAMSVAKRVSEEMETELGDKVGYAIRFEDVTCSSTIIKYMTDGVLLRETLKDADLDKYRVIVMDEAHERSLNTDVLFGILKKVVARRRDFKLIVTSATLNADKFSKFFGGVPVFNIPGRTFPVNILFSKTPCEDYVEAAVKQAMTIHITSGPGDILIFMTGQEEIEATCYALAERMEQLISSSTKNVPKLSILPIYSQLPADLQAKIFQKAEEGTRKCIVATNIAETSLTVDGIFYVIDTGYGKMKVYNPRMGMDALQVFPCSRAAADQRAGRAGRTGPGTCYRLFTESAYQNEMLPNPVPEIQRTNLGNVVLLLKSLKVENLLDFDFMDPPPQENILNSMYQLWVLGALNNVGGLTEIGWKMVEFPLDPTLAKMLLMGEKLDCLDEVLTIVSMLSVPSVFFRPKDRAEESDAAREKFFVPESDHLTLLNVYLQWKSNQYRGDWCNDHFLHVKGLRKAREVRSQLLDILKALKIPLTSCHMEWDVVRKAICSAYFHNSARLKGIGEYVNCRNGMPCHLHPSSALYGLGYTPDYVVYHELVLTTKEYMQCVSAVDPQWLAELGPMFFSVKDTDTSLLDHKKRQKEEKTAMEEEMEKLRQEQAEAALVEKERERRKRAKQQQQISMPGLKKGSTYLRPKKMGL from the exons ATGAGTTCCGATGGGAGACTTGACCTCGACGCGACGACAAGCACCCTCGGGCCGGAGGATGACACGGCGCAGGGTCTGATACTGCCGACCAAGGATAAGGTCATGTACCGGCCTCCGCCGGGGAAATCCGCGCTAG GTTTGGACCTGCTCGCACACAAGAAAAGAGAAAAGGAAGGTAACAATTCATTTAAGCGGCCTCCTGAGAAGGTAGTGACGGTTGCTTCTTCTATGGATGAAGATGAGAGGCCAGGATCTACAGAAAATGATGCAAGCAGCCTGTCCGGTGGTGACCGTGGCAGCGTGGCTCGCCGTTATCGAGGAACCAATTCCAGTGAGAAAACATCGTCGAAAG AATCTACAGTCACTGATGAGAATGAAAGGGGTCTTACACCCAGACATCGAGATGAATCCCATCGGCAACAG ACCCCCGCCTCTAGGTACGAACCGAATGATGACAGAGGATCCCGTGACAAACGTGGTGAACGCGAGACATCTGCATCCATTGGTTATAGTAGCAGTGGAAAGCGAGGATACCGTGATGACAGGGAATCGAATAGTAGGCGTAATGAACGGAGCAGATCTACATCTATCGACTACACAAACAAAAGAAGTCGGGATGACTATAGCTTGAGAAGCTCAAGAACACCTG CAAGATCTGACTGGGACAGTGGCCGATGGGAATGGGAAGATACACCTCGCCGGGAGTACCGTGATGATCGTCCTGGCTCCCAAAGACATTATCCAACACGATCTCCTATGCTAGCTGCTGCATCTCCTGATGCACGATTGGTGTCTCCTTGGCTAGGCGGGAATACACCCCGTTCCGCAG CCTCCCCTTGGGATCATGTTTCGCCCTCACCTGCTCCTGTGAGGGCTTCAGGTTCATCAAAAGGGTCTTCGTATTCAAGTTCCAGTGGAAGATCTCATCAGCTTACCTTTTCAAAT GATGCTGAAGCTGATAGAAGCCCCTCAGCTGCTGATAGGAACTATGAGATTACCGAGGAAATGATGCAAGAGATGGATTATAATGCTGACCGTGCTTG gtATGATTGTGAAGAACACAACACTGTGTTCGATGGTGATAATTATGCTGCAGACGATAGCTCCTACAAAAAGAAGGAAGCACAATTGCCTAAGAAATTG ACTCGTAAAGATGGTAGTCTGATGACCCTTTCTCAGAGCAAGAAATTATCACAGATGACTGCTGATAATGCTCAGTGGGAGGACAGACAATTGTTGAGGTCTGGAGCTGTTAGAGGAACAGAGGTGCAGACAGAATTTGATGATGAGGACGAGCGTAAAGTAATACTTCTTGTTCATG ATACGAAACCTCCCTTCCTGGATGGGCGAGTTGTATACACAAAGCAAGCAGAGCCTGTAATGCCACTGAAGGATCCAACATCTGATATGGCTATCATTGCACGAAAGGGTTCTGTTTTGGTTAGGGAAATTCGTGAAAAGCAGAGCCAGAACAAGTCGCGGCAACGCTTCTGGGAGCTTGCTGGATCTAATCTTGGAAATATATTGGGTGTTGAGAAAACGTCTGAACAG GTTGATGCAGATACTGCTGTTGTTGGTGATCAAGGGGAGATCGATTTCAAGGAGGAAGCAAAGTTTTCGCAACACTTGAAGGAAAAAGCAGAAGCTGTCAGTGATTTTGCAAGATCTAAATCTCTTTCTCAGCAAAGACAATATCTTCCCATATATACTGTTCGAGATGACCTGCTACAG GTTGTGCGTGAAAATCAAGTAGTTGTGGTCGTTGGTGAAACTGGTTCTGGGAAGACCACTCAACTTACTCAGTACCTGCATGAGGATGGATATACCACAACTGGTGTTGTTGGCTGTACTCAACCGAGACGTGTGGCTGCCATGAGTGTTGCCAAGCGGGTCAGTGAAGAAATGGAAACCGAACTTGGTGATAAAGTTGGATATGCTATCCGATTTGAGGACGTCACTTGTTCTAGCACTATAATAAAG TATATGACAGATGGAGTGCTTCTTCGTGAAACCTTGAAAGATGCTGACCTTGATAAATATCG TGTTATCGTCATGGATGAAGCACACGAAAGATCCCTCAATACTGATGTTTTGTTTGGCATATTGAAGAAGGTTGTTGCACGTCGGCGGGATTTTAAGCTAATTGTCACATCTGCAACCCTAAATGCAGACAAATTCTCAAAGTTCTTTGGAGG TGTGCCTGTATTTAACATTCCAGGCAGGACATTTCCAGTTAATATCTTGTTTAGCAAAACACCATGTGAAGATTATGTGGAAGCGGCAGTGAAGCAGGCCATGACAATTCACATAACGAGTGGCCCTGGTGACATCCTCATCTTCATGACCGGGCAGGAAGAGATCGAGGCTACTTGCTATGCTCTTGCTGAGCGCATGGAGCAGCTAATATCGTCATCCACGAAGAATGTACCCAAGCTCTCCATCTTGCCGATTTACTCGCAGTTGCCTGCTGACTTGCAGGCCAAGATCTTTCAGAAGGCAGAAGAGGGCACTCGCAAATGCATTGTTGCTACCAATATTGCTGAGACATCCCTCACAGTGGATGGCATCTTCTATGTCATTGATACCGGGTATGGAAAGATGAAGGTATACAATCCACGGATGGGCATGGATGCTCTTCAAGTTTTTCCGTGTAGTCGAGCAGCTGCAGACCAGCGTGCAGGACGTGCTGGAAGAACCGGTCCTGGCACATGCTACAGGCTGTTCACAGAATCAGCTTACCAGAATGAGATGCTCCCTAACCCCGTGCCAGAGATTCAAAGGACTAACCTGGGAAACGTGGTTCTCTTACTGAAGTCCCTCAAAGTCgaaaacttgcttgattttgactTCATGGACCCACCCCCCCAGGAGAATATCCTCAACTCCATGTACCAGCTCTGGGTGTTGGGCGCCTTGAACAATGTTGGTGGACTTACAGAAATAGGTTGGAAGATGGTGGAGTTCCCATTGGACCCAACTCTAGCAAAGATGCTTCTCATGGGGGAGAAGCTGGACTGCCTTGATGAAGTATTAACCATTGTATCCATGCTCTCAGTACCCTCAGTTTTCTTCCGGCCAAAAGATCGAGCAGAGGAGAGCGACGCAGCAAGGGAAAAATTCTTTGTCCCAGAGTCTGACCACCTAACGCTCCTGAATGTATACCTGCAGTGGAAGTCAAACCAATATCGAGGAGACTGGTGCAATGACCATTTCCTCCATGTTAAGGGTCTCCGTAAGGCTCGGGAAGTGAGATCTCAACTGCTAGACATTCTGAAAGCCCTGAAGATCCCACTGACATCATGCCATATGGAATGGGACGTGGTGAGGAAAGCTATCTGCTCGGCGTACTTCCATAACTCGGCAAGGTTGAAGGGCATAGGAGAGTATGTCAACTGCCGGAATGGGATGCCGTGCCACCTGCATCCGAGCAGTGCTCTGTATGGTCTCGGGTACACCCCTGACTATGTGGTGTACCACGAGCTTGTCCTGACAACCAAGGAGTATATGCAGTGTGTGAGCGCAGTGGATCCGCAATGGCTGGCGGAGCTGGGTCCTATGTTCTTCTCTGTGAAAGACACGGACACCTCCCTGCTGGACCACAAGAAGAGACAGAAGGAGGAGAAGACGGCCATGGAAGAGGAGATGGAGAAGCTGAGGCAGGAACAGGCGGAGGCAGCACTCGTGGAGAAGGAGAGGGAGCGACGGAAGAgagccaagcagcagcagcagatctctATGCCGGGTCTGAAGAAAGGTTCGACATATCTGAGGCCCAAGAAGATGGGTTTATAG